The sequence below is a genomic window from Sorangiineae bacterium MSr12523.
CAGATCCACGGGCAACTTCACGTCGAGCCCCGGAATCGCAAGGAGGCTGTTCACCCGCAACTTCGTATTCGGCGCAATCTCCAGTAACGGAATCTTCTTCCCGCCGATGGTCAATTCACTGACCGACATGGTCCCGTGGCACTCTTGGCCGGCCGCCGTGGCCTCGCACTTCGATTCCGCGACGAGATTGCGAAGCACGACCAAACCATTGAGCATCGTCACGTCGCCCGCATTCGTCTGCCCGGTGGCACTCACGCTGGTGCTGGTCTTCGTATTTTTCGGATTGCTCTCGGCCCCCTCCACACGAAGCAACCGCAAGTCGCCCAATTTCACATCGATGTCCACGAACGGATGATCCGTTCCGCCTGCCCCGCCATGGGTCGCGCGGTGCACGGCCGTCGGACCGATCGTCAGCGTGTCGTGCCCGAAGAGCCAGAGGCTTGCAAAAACCGTCGCCGTATTCGCCTCCGACCGCGAGGAGAGCCCCAACTCGTTCGGCATCGCCGCCCCTGGCGTGACATCTTGGGTCGCCTGCCCTTCTCCGCCTGCGCCAGCCCCGCAAGCCGCGGCCCCCGCGACAAGGCCGAGAATCGATAGAGCCCTCACTCCGTATCCCAAACGATGACCTTTCATGGTTGTCCCCTCCCCACTCGTTGCTTCAGCAACGAACGGGCCGGCGGGGATGACACGTCAACATCGCCGCGCAATGGGTGACCTGCGCTACTGTGGATTGCGCCTTTCGGAATGCGAATACCGCTTAAGGGATGGAAGTACGCACTGTCGCTGTCCACTCGCTGAACGGCTACACGTCCAGTCCTGCCGAGGTTTGCCGTATCGAAACACTTCCGACACGAAGTTCGTAAACCAACGCCTTACTTGTTCGGCATGGCTGTACGAAACGTGAGAAACGGAGTTATTCCCGGCACTTTGACAGTCAGAAAGGGTTGAAGAAGGTTGCTGGATACCTTAGACTTTCGAGTTCCGTGAATCGCGTTTCCGCACGCCGCTCTGCCCTGCTCGCCGTCCTTTGCGGCCTCATGGCGCTTATTTTTAGCGCCGTGCCGGTAGGATCGTCGTTTGCGGCTTGGGCGACGGTCCATCTCTCGGTCGCGTCCGCAATGGCGCCCGCGCAGGTTGCGGTGGATCGCGAGCGGAACGAGCAGGATGGCCAAAACGGGAACGCTTCCATGGCTTTCCCGCCGGAAGAGGAAGAAGACAGTCGTCATGATGAGCCCGTCGCAAAGTTCGAACGGGTCATCGATACCTCGCAGCACGGCAAGGATCTGAAGGGGTGGGAGCGGGTTGCAATCGAGCGGCCGGTTAGTGACGTCGACGCCGAGTGCCCGAGTCCCCCTCCACGAGCCTGAGATACGTCTGCGCGACGGCATCGGGCGCCATTTCAGCGCCATCCGTCCGAGGGCCATTTGCTGGGCAGTGACGGCTTCGTACCGCGAACGTTCGCGGTGAGGGCCCCACGCAACGGCGGGCTCCCTCCACGGATCGCGCGCCGCGCGACGCGATAGTTCGATTTCGCGATTGGCAATCGGGAACGCTCCGGCTGCCGCGGTGAGATCTTGATTGGCATTCGGTATTATCGAAATGCGATGCACCATTCCATTTACGAATCGATACGATCACGTTTCGAACAATCGCAAAAACGTCCCTTGCAACCCGCACTTTGACGCTTCATATCGTCTACAGCGCACCGCGGTACGAGACGAAAGACCGCCGGCTTCTGCTTCTCTTGATCAAACACCCATGACCAAGAACGGTCCCGCCAAGAACATCGCAGGGAAAGCAGGATGGGCCATGCGTAACTTCGTCTGGCATTTTCGAGCGCAAATCGGATTACCGATTCCCCACTTTAAAATCAGTAATCGGCGGGAAACAAATCGGCGCGCCATCAGGTTGTCCACGGCGTCGTATGGGAAGAAGGCGCGGTCCTCTTCGCCATACTTCATTCATGAAGGGTCACGCTAAATTTAAATTTAGCGATCGACCGTTCGAATTTAGACGGATTTTGGAAGGGTAGATGTGCAGCGCCCGGATATCGGCGTCGAGTCGAGGTTCGCCAGCCATCACCTGGATTGTCACGGAGCCAACATGCAAAAGCTGATTCAAGGGATTCACGAGTTTCAACGCAGCATTTTCCGTCCGCAGCGAGAGTTGTTCGAGAAGCTGGCGACCGGTCAGAACCCCGAGACTCTCTTCATCACGTGCTCGGACTCGCGCATCAATCCCAACCTCATCACGCAGACGCAGCCCGGCGAGTTGTTCATCATCCGAAACGCCGGAAACATCATTCCACCGCACAGCCTGCACGTGGGCGGTGAGGCAGCCACCATCGAATACGCGATTGCCGCGCTCAAGGTGAAGGACATCATCATCTGCGGCCATACGCGTTGTGGCGCCATGAAAGCCGTCGTGCATCCCGCCGACGTGAACGAGCTCCCGCGCGTGGCCAGCTGGCTGGCGCATGCGGAGGCGACGCGGCAGATCATCCGCGAACACTACCGCCACCTCGAGGGCGAGGCGCGCGTCACGGCGACCGTGCAGGAGAACGTGCTCGTGCAGCTCGAGCATCTGCGCACGCAGCCGATGGTCGCCGCAGGCATCGCCGGAGGAACGCTCCGCCTGCATGGCTGGGTCTACAAGATCGAGACCGGCGAAGTGTTCGCATTCGATCCCGAGCAACGGCAGTTCTTGCCCGTCGCAGACGCGCGCCTGCCGGCTGCTCCCGAACCCGTCACCCACTTCCAATCTATCTGAGCCTCGTTCGATGGAATCGAAAGCCCATAACAGCAGTCGCACCTACTCGCAGGACCTCCTCGCGTCCGTCGTCGTCTTCCTGGTGGCCCTTCCGCTGTGCATGGGAATCGCCATCGCATCGGGCGCTCCACCCGCCGCGGGCCTGATGACCGGAATCATCGGCGGGCTCGTGGTGGGCACCATCCAGGGCTCACCCCTGCAGGTCAGCGGGCCTGCGGCGGGCCTCACGGTCATCGTCTGGCAGCTCATTCAACACCACGGCCTGGCCGCGCTCGGCGTGATGGTGCTCCTCGCGGGCGCCATTCAAGCCGCGGCGGCCCTGGTCAAGGGAGGTCGCTGGTTCCGAGCCGTTCCGCCGTCGGTCATCCACGGCATGCTCGCCGGCATCGGCGTGCTGATCTTCGCGGGCCAGTTCCACGTCATGGTGGACGACAAGCCGAAGAGCAGCGGCTGGTTGAACCTGATCAGCATCCCGATGGCGGTGTGGAAGGCGCTGTTCCCCGAAGGGAACATCCACCACCAGCAGGCGGCCCTGGTCGGCGTCGTCAGCATCGCGACGCTCTTGCTCTGGACGCGTGTGCCGGCGCGTTTGCGCCTCATCCCCGGCCCGCTCGTGGGGGTCGTGGTGGGCACCATCGTGGCCAACGTTTTCGGCTTCTCCATCGCCCACGTCAACGTACCGAGCGATCTCACCGCGTCCATCTCACTGCCCACGTCGGCCTCGCTCCAGTTGCTGACGAATCCGGCCGTGTGGGGCACGGCGATGGCCTTGGCCGTCGTTGCTAGCGCGGAGACGTTGCTCTGCGCGGGCGCCGTCGACCGCATGCACACCGGACCGCGGACGAACTACAACCGCGAGCTCTTCGCCCAGGGCGTCGGAAACATGCTCTGCGGCCTCGTGGGTGCGCTTCCCATGACGGGCGTCATCGTCCGTTCCTCGGCCAATGTCCAAGCCGGTGCGAAGTCCAGGCTCTCCGCCTTCCTGCACGGCGTGTGGATCCTCGTGCTCGTGGTGGCCCTGCCCCAGGTGTTGCGGCTCGTGCCGGTCGCCAGCTTGGCCGCCATCCTCGTCTTTACCGGCTACAAGCTGGTCAACGTCAAGATGATGAAGGAGCTCTCCAAGTTCGGGAAGAGCGAGGTGGCCATCTACGCCGTCACGGTCGTCGCCATCGTCGCCACGGACTTGCTCAAGGGCGTGATGGTGGGCCTGGGCCTGGCCATTGCGAAGCTCCTCTACCGCATGTCCCGCATGGAAATTCATCTCGAGGACATTCCCGAGCAGGCTCGCGCCGTGCTCCGTCTGCGCGGAACGGCCACGTTCTTCCGCCTGGCCGACATCGCCGAAACCGTGGACCGCGTGCCGCCGGGACGCGAGCTGCACATCCACTTCGACGAGCTCGACCACGTCGATCACGCCACCTTGGAGTTTCTCACCAATTGGGAGAAGCAGCATCGCACCCAAGGCGGTTCGGTCGTGGTCGACTGGCATGCCCTCGAGCAGCGTTACCATTCGC
It includes:
- a CDS encoding hydrophobin family protein yields the protein MKGHRLGYGVRALSILGLVAGAAACGAGAGGEGQATQDVTPGAAMPNELGLSSRSEANTATVFASLWLFGHDTLTIGPTAVHRATHGGAGGTDHPFVDIDVKLGDLRLLRVEGAESNPKNTKTSTSVSATGQTNAGDVTMLNGLVVLRNLVAESKCEATAAGQECHGTMSVSELTIGGKKIPLLEIAPNTKLRVNSLLAIPGLDVKLPVDLELVLNEQLVSTDPATSTSALIVNVAHLSGAASIEGLVSLMVDVIEGGPGSTVGQPVDACNVGAVQCCNSVQSADDPSVQALLSNLNGTAAPDALVGLQCNPISVIGAGGNSCSAQPVCCQNNGYNGLINVGCSPVAL
- a CDS encoding carbonic anhydrase — encoded protein: MQKLIQGIHEFQRSIFRPQRELFEKLATGQNPETLFITCSDSRINPNLITQTQPGELFIIRNAGNIIPPHSLHVGGEAATIEYAIAALKVKDIIICGHTRCGAMKAVVHPADVNELPRVASWLAHAEATRQIIREHYRHLEGEARVTATVQENVLVQLEHLRTQPMVAAGIAGGTLRLHGWVYKIETGEVFAFDPEQRQFLPVADARLPAAPEPVTHFQSI
- a CDS encoding SulP family inorganic anion transporter, producing MESKAHNSSRTYSQDLLASVVVFLVALPLCMGIAIASGAPPAAGLMTGIIGGLVVGTIQGSPLQVSGPAAGLTVIVWQLIQHHGLAALGVMVLLAGAIQAAAALVKGGRWFRAVPPSVIHGMLAGIGVLIFAGQFHVMVDDKPKSSGWLNLISIPMAVWKALFPEGNIHHQQAALVGVVSIATLLLWTRVPARLRLIPGPLVGVVVGTIVANVFGFSIAHVNVPSDLTASISLPTSASLQLLTNPAVWGTAMALAVVASAETLLCAGAVDRMHTGPRTNYNRELFAQGVGNMLCGLVGALPMTGVIVRSSANVQAGAKSRLSAFLHGVWILVLVVALPQVLRLVPVASLAAILVFTGYKLVNVKMMKELSKFGKSEVAIYAVTVVAIVATDLLKGVMVGLGLAIAKLLYRMSRMEIHLEDIPEQARAVLRLRGTATFFRLADIAETVDRVPPGRELHIHFDELDHVDHATLEFLTNWEKQHRTQGGSVVVDWHALEQRYHSHRGNHRKATPQVENEAMPKEGDPLAGAA